One region of Cydia pomonella isolate Wapato2018A chromosome 9, ilCydPomo1, whole genome shotgun sequence genomic DNA includes:
- the LOC133521440 gene encoding uncharacterized protein LOC133521440: protein MGRKAKFDETKKVKKGPGRKARKQPDPVFRKELLEDENETKKMSHRQKQRAARRAKKKAELAEKKKALKQAKKNVAKQTEVKQVEVEDNSDESGDETVQGFTDDNKEWLKPKKKGKAKRPEQESDSGHDEGSDEEGSDDGSAEESDQEADGDDDDKPKAGENYKVGKLDDLFADSDQENGDVTSEDEGTATSSKLEYHSDSSEEKSDEDDDDDDDMLPIEKANIKLKKKQKLDKKLADEEMQLNIAKQDVFAFPTEEELQNPSNLQDVLQRIKDVVNVLGDFNSLKEEGRSRCEYTELLLKDLCLYYSYNEFLMEILMQIFPVQELVEFLEASETARPVTIRTNSLKTRRRDLAQALINRGVNLDPVGKWSKVGLVVYSSTVPIGATPEYLAGHYILQGASSYLPVMALAPQEKERILDMCAAPGGKASHIAAIMKNTGALFANDANKERTKAIVGNFHRLGVVNAVICNYDGRQFPEVIKGFDRVLLDAPCTGTGVIAKDPSVKTTKDQKDIQRCFNLQRQLLLAAIDCCNAKSSTGGYIVYSTCSILPEENEWVVNYALKRRNVKLVPTGLDFGTEGFVKYRHHRFHPSLKLTRRFYPHTHNMDGFFVAKLKKFSNVIPEPFKDDDDEQEEGKENTETTQDEADTSAEGDKTATKRPAPDTANPAPAAKKTKPNKNTEAKPGSHVNNAQPTNQNKKKNKKKKKKNKQGADNKDNSQSSETKEPQQNVNANNEGKKPKKKKNKKPNANPGLVSNDTRQTQDTVPSKNEASPKPVDNNKETLPTQSPNKKKNKKNKNKNKNPAANAQPIANKNENKVTLSVEAAAAKKLKNKLKKKNKKQIGQLKTDKVKTDKPAQEQGKGIAKKNKKKTFNKKAEV from the exons ATGGGTCGTAAGGCAAAGTTTGATGAGACCAAAAAAGTTAAGAAGGGTCCCGGTAGAAAAGCTAGGAAACAACCAGATCCAGTTTTCAGAAAGGAATTGT TGGAGGATGAAAATGAGACAAAAAAGATGAGCCATAGACAGAAACAGAGGGCAGCACGGAGGGCCAAGAAGAAAGCAGAGTTAGCAGAGAAGAAAAAAGCATTGAAACAAGCTAAGAAGAATGTGGCTAAGCAAACTGAAGTCAAGCAGGTGGAGGTGGAAGATAATTCAGATGAGTCAGGAGATGAGACTGTACAAG GCTTCACTGACGACAACAAAGAATGGCTGAAGCCGAAGAAAAAAGGCAAAGCCAAGAGGCCTGAGCAAGAAAGTGACAGTGGTCATGATGAGGGTTCTGATGAAGAGGGCTCTGATGACGGGTCTGCTGAGGAGTCTGATCAGGAAGCCGATGGTGACGATGATGACAAACCTAAAGCAGGTGAAAATTATAAG GTTGGAAAACTGGATGATTTGTTTGCGGATTCAGATCAAGAGAATGGTGATGTCACTTCTGAAGATGAAGGGACAGCTACCTCTTCAAAATTAGAATACCATTCTGACTCCAGTGAAGAGAAAAGTGACGAggatgatgacgatgatgatgacaTGCTTCCCATTGAAAAAGCTAATATTAAGCTAAAGAAAAAACAGAAACTTGACAAAAAACTGGCAGATGAAGAGATGCAGTTAAACATTGCTAAGCAAGATGTATTTGCGTTTCCCACAGAAGAAGAATTGCAAAATCCAAGCAATCTACAAGATGTGCTGCAAAGAATCAAGGATGTTGTCAATGTCCTAGGTGATTTCAACAGTTTGAAGGAAGAAGGTAGATCCAGATGTGAATATACTGAATTGCTTCTCAAAGACCTATGTCTTTATTACAGTTACAATGAATTCCTAATGGAAATACTAATGCAGATATTCCCTGTACAAGAATTAGTAGAGTTTTTAGAGGCCAGTGAAACTGCGCGACCTGTGACTATCAGAACTAACAGTCTCAAGACAAGGAGGAGAGATTTAGCTCAGGCTCTTATTAATAGAGGAGTGAACTTGGATCCAGTTGGAAAATGGAGTAAAGTTGGCCTTGTTGTGTACAGTTCCACTGTGCCTATTGGTGCAACACCAGAGTATTTGGCTGGCCATTACATCTTGCAAGGAGCATCAAGTTATTTACCTGTTATGGCCCTAGCGCCTCAAGAGAAAGAGAGGATTTTGGACATGTGCGCTGCTCCTGGTGGTAAAGCGTCGCATATCGCTGCTATCATGAAAAATACTGGGGCATTATTCGCAAATGACGCTAACAAGGAACGAACTAAAGCTATTGTTGGCAACTTCCATAGACTTGGAGTTGTTAATGCTGTTATTTGTAACTATGATGGCAGACAATTCCCGGAAGTGATAAAAGGCTTTGATAGGGTACTTTTGGATGCTCCATGCACTGGTACAGGTGTTATTGCTAAAGACCCGAGTGTTAAAACTACGAAGGACCAGAAAGACATTCAAAGGTGCTTTAACTTACAAAGACAGTTGCTTCTCGCTGCTATTGATTGTTGTAATGCGAAGTCCAGTACTGGAGGGTACATAGTTTACTCCACTTGTTCTATATTGCCTGAAGAAAATGAATGGGTAGTGAACTATGCTTTAAAACGGAGGAATGTGAAGTTGGTTCCAACAGGTCTTGATTTTGGAACAGAAGGTTTTGTGAAGTATAGGCATCACAGGTTCCACCCTTCATTGAAGTTGACTAGAAGATTCTATCCTCATACGCACAACATGGACGGGTTCTTTGTTGCCAAATTgaagaaattctcgaatgtaatt ccTGAGCCTTTCAAGgatgatgatgacgaacaaGAAGAAGGCAAAGAGAATACTGAGACCACACAAGATGAAGCTGACACTAGTGCCGAAGGTGATAAGACTGCCACCAAGAGACCAGCACCGGACACCGCCAATCCAGCGCCGGCCGCCAAAAAGACGAAACCGAATAAAAATACAGAAGCTAAGCCAGG tTCACATGTTAATAATGCCCAACCAACCAATCAAAACAAAAAGAAGaacaagaaaaagaagaagaaaaataagCAAGGAGCAGATAATAAAGACAACTCACAATCCAGTGAAACAAAGGAACCTCAACAAAACGTTAATGCTAACAATGAAGGCAAAAAAcctaagaaaaagaaaaataaaaagcctaACGCTAACCCAGGACTAGTTTCTAACGATACAAGGCAGACACAAGATACCGTTCCGTCTAAAAATGAAGCTAGTCCCAAACCTGTTGACAACAACAAAGAAACTCTGCCTACACAAAgtccaaataaaaagaaaaataagaaaaacaaaaacaaaaataaaaatcccGCAGCGAATGCTCAACCAATAGCAAACAAGAATGAAAATAAAGTTACCCTATCAGTGGAAGCTGCAGCCgcgaaaaaactcaaaaataaattgaagaaaaaaaataaaaaacaaattggaCAGCTGAAAACAGATAAAGTTAAAACTGATAAACCAGCTCAGGAACAAGGGAAAGGCATAGCCaagaaaaacaagaaaaagACATTCAATAAAAAAGCTGAAGTTTAG
- the LOC133521441 gene encoding coenzyme Q-binding protein COQ10 homolog A, mitochondrial, whose product MVVLRIYCSAVRLLSRTDSKSRFQGHGRNRLVDNTWQQQNRTFFNFPKQSRNREYRGRQLVGYTMEQMYEVVADVENYHKFVPWCKQSLVKQKSSNRLVGELIVGFPPINESYTSIVTLVKPHLVKAECTDGRLFEHLITVWRFSPGLKKEQQSCVVDFHIDFEFRSVFHSQISNLFFDQVAKKMEGAFIAEVGNRFGTATMPPRNLLI is encoded by the exons atGGTTGTACTGAGAATTTATTGTTCTGCTGTAAGACTCCTGTCAAGAACAGATTCAAAGTCAAG GTTTCAGGGTCATGGCAGAAATAGACTAGTTGACAACACATGGCAGCAACAAAATCGTACATTCTTCAACTTCCCTAAACAAAGCCGTAACCGCGAGTATCGCGGGAGGCAACTAGTAGG GTACACCATGGAACAAATGTATGAAGTTGTTGCTGATGTGGAGAATTATCACAAATTTGTACCTTGGTGCAAGCAATCTCTAGTGAAACAAAAATCAAGTAATCGACTAGTAGGAGAACTCATTGTTGGATTCCCTCCTATAAACGAAAGCTATACATCCATTGTGACCCTAGTCAAACCACATTTAGTAAAAGCAGAGTGTACAGATGGCAGGTTATTTGAACATCTCATCACTGTCTGGCGATTTAGCCCTGGTCTCAAAAAAGAACAACAATCCTGTGTAGTGGACTTCCACATAGATTTTGAATTCCGTTCAGTTTTTCATTCCCAAATATCAAATTTATTCTTTGACCAAGTTGCAAAAAAAATGGAAGGAGCATTCATTGCTGAAGTTGGTAATAGATTTGGTACAGCAACTATGCCTCCAAGAAATTTACTAATCTGA
- the LOC133521442 gene encoding peptidyl-prolyl cis-trans isomerase H — MPTWNQIQSQLRHPNNPVVFFDITVGTMEIGRMIFELFADVVPKTSENFREFCTGEYRRDGVPLGYKGATFHRVIKDFMIQGGDFVNGDGTGVMSIYGGSTFADENFGLKHDSPGLLSMANSGKDTNGCQFFITCAKCNFLDNKHVVFGRVIDGLLVMRKIENVPTGPNNKPKIPVTISQCGQM; from the exons ATGCCGACTTGGAATCAAATTCAGTCTCAATTGAGGCACCCCAACAATCCCGTAGTATTCTTCGATATTACTGTGGGGACAATG GAAATAGGCCGAATGATTTTTGAGCTATTTGCCGATGTTGTGCCCAAGACAAGTGAAAACTTCAGGGAATTTTGTACCGGCGAATACAGAAGAGATGGTGTACCTTTAGGGTACAAGGGTGCTACGTTTCACAGAGTTATCAAAGATTTCATGATACAAGGAGGCGATTTTgtaaat GGTGATGGTACCGGCGTCATGAGTATCTATGGAGGGAGTACATTTGCAGATGAGAATTTTGGCTTAAAACATGATTCTCCAGGTTTACTGTCCATGGCTAACAGTGGGAAGGACACAAATGGCTGCCAATTCTTTATAACTTGTGCAAAGTGCAACTTCTTAGACAATAAGCATGTAGTGTTCGGACGAGTCATTGATGGATTATTAGTTatgagaaaaatagaaaatgtaccCACAGGTCCtaataataaaccaaaaataCCAGTTACGATTTCACAGTGTGgccaaatgtaa